Proteins encoded within one genomic window of Neoarius graeffei isolate fNeoGra1 chromosome 18, fNeoGra1.pri, whole genome shotgun sequence:
- the sh3pxd2aa gene encoding SH3 and PX domain-containing protein 2A isoform X9, which yields MVLEQYVAVANYERQENSEISLRAGETVDVIEKSESGWWFVSTAEEQGWVPATYLDAQTGTRDDLDLGTSRSGEVTKRRKAHLKRLDRRWTLGGIVNRQQSREEKYITVQPYTSQGKDEIGFEKGVTVEVIQKNLEGWWYIRYLGKEGWAPASYLKKLKDDLSPRKKTLTGPVEIIGNIMEISNLLNKKAVSEKDVQTDGEATTPDRHISKSEISLPMPCAPEADQASMTASSAPKAGLQPACSATLQDTKPKAEPGSPAIARVAPHRVEIGFDAIGSPNLRQKPPPRRDTNLGFQLPKPPEPPTVETEYYTIAEFQSCISDGISFRGGQKADVIEKNSGGWWYVQIGDMEGWAPCSYIDKRKKPNLSRRTSTLTRPKVPPPAPPVKKQDSEDTSCPSASASKAPESPSRPVYEEPEYDIPAIGCDLEVDTSIIKKEPRPVLIKSSKAAAERIAQATGKASPLFTVKTSPLRNEHAVEEVTREEAIYENDGFRYSSDDFASARESSAVGSESPRSRTLGRKPLGSSSGGGKSFRDPPDLRTQSLTRGEKTSPRLSSDESGRNPKREPVLRKDVELRIGQSPSTRPKPVVRPKPLLTKSETQSPERMDISSLRRQLRPAGIRHGMVRARGGEDSETASVVSSEDSVTSRSTSDLSSTYSKGSRGDSDYEGALYRTTDAYERAQESELSFPAGVEVEVLEKQESGWWYVRWGVDEGWVPTFYLEPIRQPSDAGVSESHEGSLAELSNTSKSNSLEKNEQRVQALNNLNQQNLRRATNPSPPIPNKPPGGFGKPSPQLNGSGVRMRNGVRQAAVRPQSVFVSPPQPVKDTNLYTGSLRRNESLGASDHMRSSGGVRRNSSFSAVRPQPVSDVRMRTGTTTVAPAGSCSPLIAQRNGIPVSTVKPKPIEKTHLIHNNLREVYVSIADYRGDEETMGFPEGTSLEVLEKNPNGWWYCQVLDGLQGRKGWVPSNYLERKK from the exons TTACTAAGCGGCGCAAGGCCCATCTGAAGCGACTGGACCGGAGGTGGACACTAGGGGGCATAGTCAACCGCCAACAGAGTCGAg aGGAGAAGTACATCACTGTGCAGCCCTACACCAGTCAGGGTAAGGACGAGATCGGGTTTGAGAAAGGAGTAACCGTGGAGGTCATTCAGAAGAACCTGGAAGGATGGTGGTATATCAG GTACTTGGGCAAGGAGGGCTGGGCCCCGGCTTCATACCTGAAGAAGCTGAAGGACGACCTGTCCCCGAGGAAGAAGACCCTGACTGGCCCTGTGGAGATCATAGGGAACATCATGGAGATTAGCAATCTACTCAACAAGAAAGCTGTCAGCGAGAAGGACGTGCAGACGGACGGAGAGGCCACCACACCAGATCGTCACATCTCCAAGAGCGAAATCagtcttcccatgccatgtgcccCTGAAGCAGACCAGGCTTCAATGACAGCTAGTAGTGCCCCAAAGGCAGGCTTACAGCCTGCATGTAGTGCCACCTTACAAGACACTAAGCCAAAGGCAGAGCCGGGCTCGCCTGCTATAGCAAGAGTGGCGCCACACCGAGTGGAGATCG GCTTTGACGCTATAG GATCTCCAAACCTCAGACAGAAACCTCCCCCTCGACGAGATACAAATCTG GGATTCCAGCTGCCAAAGCCTCCAGAGCCCCCTACTGTGGAAACGGAGTACTACACCATTGCAGAGTTTCAGTCCTGCATCTCAGATGGCATCAGCTTCCGTGGAGGACAAAAGGCTGAT GTAATAGAGAAGAACTCTGGTGGGTGGTGGTACGTCCAGATTGGGGACATGGAGGGTTGGGCACCTTGTTCCTACATTGACAAGCGCAAGAAGCCTAACTTAAGCAGGAGAACTAGCACACTCACTCGGCCCAAAGTGCCACCCCCAGCACCACCTGTCAAAAAACAGGACTCCGAGGACACATCTTGCCCCAGTGCTTCTGCTTCCAAAGCTCCAGAATCCCCCAGTAGACCTGTATATGAGGAGCCAGAGTATGACATTCCTGCTATTGGATGTGATCTGGAAGTGGACACAAGCATTATAAAAAAGGAGCCTCGTCCTGTGCTTATAAAAAGCAGTAAAGCTGCCGCTGAAAGAATCGCTCAGGCTACAGGTAAAGCCTCACCTCTTTTTACTGTGAAGACTTCCCCCTTAAGGAATGAACACGCAGTGGAAGAAGTCACCAGAGAGGAGGCAATTTATGAGAATGATGGCTTTAGGTATTCCTCTGATGACTTTGCCTCTGCTAGAGAATCAAGTGCTGTGGGTTCAGAATCCCCAAGAAGTCGTACTTTGGGCCGCAAACCCCTGGGGTCTTCATCTGGGGGAGGAAAATCTTTTAGGGACCCTCCAGATCTGCGCACTCAGTCACTAACCCGTGGTGAGAAGACCAGCCCAAGATTGTCTTCAGATGAATCTGGCCGAAATCCCAAAAGAGAGCCAGTTTTACGCAAGGATGTGGAACTCCGGATTGGTCAGAGCCCCTCAACTCGTCCCAAGCCAGTGGTCCGACCCAAGCCCCTATTGACCAAGTCTGAAACACAGAGCCCAGAGAGGATGGATATTAGTAGCTTGCGGCGGCAGTTGCGTCCTGCAGGAATTCGACATGGGATGGTCCGTGCACGTGGCGGAGAAGACTCTGAGACCGCATCAGTGGTGTCATCAGAGGATTCGGTAACCTCCCGTAGCACTTCAGACCTCTCCAGCACCTATTCTAAGGGCAGCAGAGGGGACTCTGATTATGAGGGTGCCTTGTACCGTACTACAGACGCGTATGAGCGGGCACAAGAATCTGAGCTCAGCTTTCCTGCTGGTGTGGAAGTGGAGGTACTGGAAAAGCAGGAAAGTGGCTGGTGGTATGTCCGCTGGGGTGTAGATGAGGGTTGGGTGCCTACATTCTACCTAGAGCCTATTAGGCAACCTTCAGATGCAGGTGTCTCAGAGTCTCATGAAGGATCCCTGGCAGAGCTGAGCAACACCAGCAAGTCAAATAGCTTAGAAAAGAACGAGCAACGTGTCCAGGCTCTCAATAACCTAAATCAGCAGAATCTACGTCGGGCAACAAATCCCAGCCCTCCTATTCCCAATAAGCCACCTGGTGGCTTTGGTAAGCCATCCCCCCAGCTCAACGGTTCAGGTGTACGAATGCGGAATGGTGTTCGTCAGGCAGCTGTGCGACCACAGTCagtttttgtgtccccaccacagCCTGTGAAGGACACCAATTTATACACAGGGTCCTTAAGGCGCAATGAATCACTAGGTGCCAGCGATCACATGAGATCTAGTGGTGGTGTGCGCCGAAACTCCTCCTTCAGTGCTGTGCGGCCACAGCCTGTTAGCGATGTAAGGATGAGGACTGGAACCACCACAGTTGCACCAGCAGGAAGCTGTAGCCCCTTGATTGCCCAGAGAAATGGAATTCCAGTCTCTACAGTGAAGCCCAAACCCATAGAGAAGACGCATCTCATTCATAACAACCTAAGGGAAGTCTATGTCTCAATTGCAGATTATCGTGGAGACGAGGAGACTATGGGCTTCCCTGAAGGCACCAGTCTGGAGGTTCTAGAAAAGAACCCTAATGGATGGTGGTACTGCCAAGTTCTAGATGGCCTACAAGGAAGGAAAGGCTGGGTGCCATCCAACTACCTTGAAAGAAAGAAATAG